In Vanessa cardui chromosome 8, ilVanCard2.1, whole genome shotgun sequence, the following are encoded in one genomic region:
- the LOC124531958 gene encoding uncharacterized protein LOC124531958 isoform X1, translating to MASDGEISCTNDPNFAVIYSFLKVFGKLYSLEVPTLAKLQELIENTQEVLDPLKELHLRLLRRALKSVQSNRWERCLIKFCHQQSYHQEAWEIERFSYKKASTQVKLRILKLLLEYQFTCHAKFKSAVNAISCNELRLDPIGRDKNGCVYWLQVDHEANLCLYKEDQDEETWQLIASNREELVKIIGQLKNGEEITPSSVSNNNEDSNSTEIQNQQLEPNKSPNKSSDVDDENEEEFLSPESESEHDSDDQKEQNKKVKSPDSIKNKSKEVSDDNVNKVENNKDDKNLEISETDKDVKVTESCNDVEKTSEDKDVESTKDEEEMKSETSDNGEIECNKDEIETNKDEIVSDKDVIECHKDEIEPNKDEVESNEDVDKTSELTGEESKLETREDVDSTEADETVDNTETDTNTEVDSNIENKCNTKDNEPSDIKSVVKENMDSVEKDTEETQETSEPVTASEPTEDAVGEEIEEPLMIVTGEGNGADCDSAYIIGEEICEPVMFFYGEGWGADNDTGNLDAIQESNSNDKSDEENPPEECNGENHDVSNSNRKAKLSKNVKLKNKSIIKRSLKKQSNDGNSPDNVKSDCKKHCIREVDKSNGSNSNTFTESDSKKECSVNDKSTTESGKLKKVGKKKIRSKVKKKQLLRKAEKDENKEALNSVSESENCQSTKASIIEKRKSSLSSEQSDDNSEEDKEKSSDKEAVKGDDDLPPKKIRLETPESETVSHSKETSDNKDETITNENNENDNSNTNVQNDSVTVRKKIKARKGKFKPKKALQKPFEETSKNDSADDAKKESKGVKRSLLNANTSDKNNESQSESEEEEPVTIGKRLKTKPKKINTSTRKKVEAKHMTKSSSESEEETLYSLAGKKTPKKVLKKKTKGKEKQKSHSQSEDPDITPVRQSRRIAQMKIKEEADRRHLEEVALREMKMIHKKKSADDDEDEWRASDSSAESPVRRPRAHVWRAADSTGPEDSDSDEPLFEHDEPDLEFNKSDHEFSPESDLESGEPVEPLKRARTLQEGVSAGVCARCGRGEQPEWILLCDACDAPYHASCLKPLLLVVPEGDWFCPPCNHAMLIKALETELSKYDELLARVEAERERRVREAPPPARAAERSPPGAGDSDASDGEPSSGWSSDGAVYRLRARRALPVSYRAREYDRLISSAIKEEYVEPTTSAGNQGRGKDISTIIEAAEEEKMKAEREAIEQGKQIEVKKIKKKQRKKQRKLNSLDVPSEDDDETDEDFRDTGMESSSEEISSSAERGSSTSRSSDSLPIRRACRPDKKDRQKLEESSPEVRKKKKGVFDESSGESTGRKEWSKKCKWARKRGLSQYDAAGNVVRARVTYGGLSDEPNDWSPKHRTRRRKIDYTEMPNTESEDEMHKSSGKHMPDSSDEFKVDDSDVTSDSDSDRAKRRREEAAQSGDEKKKALCDLINKTAVVPLQKLPDDVTRMKTEELQATLALESQPQMSSTPRPLRGRGSRGGRGSRGARGRGRGACADDALSKLVGVKIKDLKPDSVMGPLRPNQVEREKKRQEREAKLAEKEARKQERMQKKEEKEKLKEQKAKEREEKRLARLALQESKRVKKEKTEFVGPPGYPPGMSVRPERPYGSPVPRPPPDYQEQRFPVAPRLQVRPELRGISVDERSPLAHRPDQHHNVMREGTLSVAGSPQPFKPVTEEPSIITRMPHMINQQYRGSMMYSAGNPPYGPRGQGVPMYQMHPGLNQGARAQYPQYYSHIQGLPAYPVRPGGPPPASSPGPHGPHRPLGPSPLAHGPPASPHGPPHRPPVSSPHGPPPSSPQSHYGPPGPHPHGMHGLRPPHSAHGPPVSGPHGVLRPPGHHSGRPELQGAHPPGSSGSNPHVPPGVSPHGPPVSSPHGPHMPGGLPHGHSGLLHGPPGMRPTMPLGMPHGPPVSSPHGPPVMGSHQNSMPRGLVPGMVAGIRGPGPVPPGNVVVRVPTPGAPSVSPAPVLPGQKSPQTNSLSEVGAEPPITIKAEVKTEPEYQSPPVSPTDRPTSPEPLRNHPKIKHTENKDGRPRYPLGPYAPQYGPYGPYAPHAPPNSQPQETLLNLQTRLHHNPLQRMPSNVRPFLPNNLSDMKPVDAIPRSGLERPQFNEVRSPVSERPLIPHDASRPLHLDRPLMHEMIRPPGPNSSIHDIQRPSSSERTVPERTMMHEMLRNSGQDRSPIQDMTRLHGLERQLPQDMPRPPGSERSLMQDMLRPAGTDHPMIHDMPRPPGLDRPPGMDRPPGMDRPPGMDRPPGMDRPPGMDRPPSMDRPGMDRPPNMDRPPNMDRPPGMDRPPSMDRPPGMDRPPGMDRPHGMDRPPSMDRPPGMDRPHGMDRPPSMDRPPSMDRPPGMDRPHGMDRPPSMDRPPSMDRPPSMDRPGMERPPSMDRPGMERPPSMDRPLGMDRPPSMDRPPSMDRPPNMERPPSMDRPPGLDRPLMHDMPRPPGPDRNLMHEMPRPPGPDRSTMQDMTRPPGPDRSLMHDMSRPPGSERQMIHELPRPPGPDRSMIHDLPRAPAPERLMGHDLPPHYPYMRPQGRSPYGVPLLRAPHARSSPGMPHYAPYQDMHRLDKQPPLQSLRESVLTPTKPPSPQDEIEKDNERESGAESPNDVDDDRSSPPETKPQFLKIPGAVNKYIPDGKLVPIKTEAPGEEGSVFGGLVSYFSSQREDDLDA from the exons ATGGCGTCTGATGGAGAAATTTCTTGTACGAATGATCCTAATTTCGCCGTTATTTACTCGTTCTTAAAAGTTTTTGGTAAACTCTACAGTTTAGAAGTACCTACACTAGCTAAATTACAAGAATTGATAGAAAACACGCAGGAAG TGTTGGATCCGTTGAAAGAACTCCACTTGAGATTGTTGCGTCGTGCTCTTAAATCAGTACAGAGTAACAGATGGGAGAGGTGTCTGATTAAATTTTGTCATCAGCAGTCCTATCACCAGGAGGCTTGGGAAATAGAAAGGTTTTCTTACAAGAAAGCTAGTACTCAAGTGAAATTGCGAATATTGAAA TTGTTGCTGGAATATCAGTTCACATGTCATGCAAAGTTCAAATCAGCAGTGAATGCTATATCATGTAATGAGCTCAGGTTGGATCCGATTGGACGAGATAAGAATGGGTGTGTGTACTGGCTCCAAGTGGACCATGAAGCAAACCTATGTCTTTACAAGGAAGATCAAGATGAAGAAACTTGGCAGTTAATAGCAAG caaCCGAGAAGAGCTAGTAAAAATTATAGGGCAACTGAAAAATGGTGAAGAGATCACTCCATCTAGTGTTTCAAACAATAACGAGGATTCAAATAGTACAGAAATCCAAAATCAACAGTTAGAG CCTAATAAATCACCCAATAAATCATCCGATGTAGATGATGAAAATGAAGAAGAGTTCCTAAGTCCAGAATCTGAATCTGAACATGATAGTGATGAtcaaaaagaacaaaataaaaaagtgaaatCTCCtgatagtattaaaaataaatctaaagaaGTTTCAGAtgataatgtaaataaagtagaaaataataaagatgataaaaatttagaaatatcTGAAACTGATAAAGATGTAAAAGTTACTGAATCTTGTAATGATGTAGAAAAAACTAGTGAAGATAAAGATGTAGAAAGTACTAAGGATGAAGAAGAGATGAAAAGTGAAACGTCAGATAATGGTGAAATTGAATGTAATAAAGATGAAATTGAAACTAATAAAGATGAAATTGTATCTGATAAAGATGTAATTGAATGTCATAAAGATGAAATTGAACCTAACAAAGATGAAGTAGAGAGTAATGAAGATGTAGATAAAACTAGTGAACTAACTGGTGAAGAAAGTAAGTTAGAAACTCGTGAAGATGTAGACAGTACCGAAGCAGATGAAACTGTAGATAATACTGAAACTGATACCAATACTGAAGTGGATAGCAACATAGAAAATAAGTGTAATACAAAAGACAATGAACCAAGTGATATTAAAAGTGTTGTGAAAGAAAACATGGATAGTGTTGAAAAAGATACTGAAGAAACACAAGAAACATCGGAACCGGTAACCGCATCTGAACCAACTGAAGATGCAGTTGGTGAAGAGATCGAAGAACCTTTAATGATCGTAACGGGCGAAGGAAATGGTGCAGATTGTGACAGTGCTTATATTATCGGAGAAGAAATTTGCGAACCAGTCATGTTTTTTTACGGTGAAGGTTGGGGAGCCGATAATGATACTGGCAACCTAGATGCCATACAGGAATCAAACAGCAATGATAAGAGCGATGAAGAAAATCCTCCCGAAGAATGTAACGGTGAGAACCATGATGTGTCAAATTCGAACAGAAAAGCcaaattaagtaaaaatgttaaattaaaaaataaatctataatcaaGAGGTCTCTAAAGAAACAATCCAACGATGGTAACAGTCCTGATAATGTTAAATCAGATTGTAAGAAACATTGTATAAGAGAAGTGGACAAGTCTAATGGATCGAACTCTAACACTTTTACTGAAAGTGATTCAAAGAAGGAATGCAGTGTCAATGATAAAAGTACAACAGAGagtggaaaattaaaaaaagtaggcAAGAAGAAGATCAGAAGTAAAGTTAAAAAGAAACAACTACTACGGAAAGCTGAGAAGGATGAAAACAAAGAAGCGCTTAATTCTGTATCAGAATCAGAGAATTGCCAATCAACTAAAGCCAGTATTATTGAGAAGAGAAAGAGTAGTCTCTCTTCTGAACAAAGTGATGATAACAGCGAAGAAGATAAGGAGAAGTCTTCTGATAAGGAGGCAGTAAAGGGGGACGACGATCTGCCGCCGAAAAAAATACGCTTAGAAACACCTGAATCAGAGACAGTATCACATTCCAAAGAAACAAGTGACAATAAAGATGAAACGATTACAAATGAAAACAATGAAAACGACAATTCTAatacaaatgtacaaaatgattCTGTAACAgttaggaaaaaaattaaagccaGAAAAGGGAAGTTTAAACCAAAAAAAGCATTGCAGAAACCCTTTGAAGAAACAAGTAAGAATGATAGCGCTGATGATGctaaaaaggaaagtaaagGCGTCAAAAGGTCGCTACTAAATGCGAATACAAGTGATAAAAACAATGAATCTCAAAGTGAAAGCGAGGAAGAGGAGCCCGTGACAATCGGGAAACGATTGAAAACAAAACCGAAGAAGATCAATACGTCGACCAG GAAAAAAGTGGAGGCAAAACACATGACTAAGAGTTCGAGTGAATCAGAAGAAGAAACTCTTTATAGTTTAG CAGGTAAGAAAACCCCAAAGAAAGTCTTAAAGAAGAAAACGAAAGGTAAGGAGAAGCAGAAGTCCCATTCCCAGTCGGAGGATCCAGACATCACGCCCGTGCGACAGTCGCGTCGCATCGCGCAGATGAAGATCAAAGAGGAGGCCGACAGGAGGCACCTGGAGGAAGTCGCCTTGCGGGAGATGAAGATGATACACAAGAAGAAG AGCGCGGATGATGATGAGGATGAGTGGCGCGCGAGTGACAGCAGCGCGGAGTCGCCGGTTCGGCGCCCGCGCGCGCACGTGTGGCGCGCCGCAGATTCCACCGGGCCCGAGGACTCGGACTCCGACGAGCCGCTCTTCGAGCACGACGAGCCCGACC TGGAATTCAACAAATCCGATCATGAGTTCTCGCCCGAGTCCGACTTGGAGTCTGGCGAGCCAGTGGAGCCGCTGAAGCGAGCGCGGACATTGCAAGAGG gcgTGTCGGCGGGCGTGTGCGCGCGCTGCGGGCGCGGCGAGCAGCCCGAGTGGATCCTGCTGTGCGACGCGTGCGACGCGCCCTACCACGCCTCCTGCCTCAAGCCGCTGCTGCTGGTCGTGCCCGAGGGCGACTGGTTCTGCCCGCCCTGCAACCAC GCGATGCTGATAAAGGCGCTTGAGACCGAGCTGTCGAAGTACGACGAGCTGCTGGCGCGCGTGGAGGCCGAGCGCGAGCGGCGCGTGCGCGAGGCGCCGCcccccgcccgcgccgccgaGCGTTCGCCCCCCGGCGCCGGCGACTCGGACGCGTCGGACGGCGAGCCCAGCAGCGGCTGGTCGTCGGACGGCGCCGTGTACCGCCTGCGAGCGCGCCGAGCCCTGCCCGTGTCCTACCGCGCGCGCGAGTACGACCGACTCATCAGCTCCGCCATCAAG GAGGAGTACGTGGAGCCGACGACGAGCGCCGGCAACCAGGGCCGCGGGAAGGACATCTCCACCATCATCGAGGCGGCCGAGGAGGAGAAAATGAAAGCCGAGCGTGAGGCTATTGAACAG GGTAAGCAGATCGAGGTTAAGAAGATTAAGAAGAAACAGCGTAAGAAGCAACGCAAACTGAATTCGCTCGACGTGCCCTCCGAGGACGACGACGAGACCGACGAGGACTTCAGAGATACAGG AATGGAATCATCGTCGGAAGAGATATCGTCGTCAGCGGAACGCGGCAGTTCGACGTCTCGCTCGTCTGATTCGCTTCCCATCCGTCGCGCCTGCAGACCCGATAAGAAAG ATCGCCAGAAATTAGAGGAGTCGTCGCCGGAAGTGAGGAAGAAGAAGAAGGGAGTGTTCGATGAGAGTTCGGGAGAGTCCACCGGGCGTAAGGAGTGGTCAAAGAA GTGCAAGTGGGCTCGCAAGCGCGGTCTGTCGCAGTACGACGCGGCCGGCAACGTGGTGCGCGCGCGCGTCACGTACGGCGGCCTCAGCgacgagcccaacgactggtcGCCCAAGCACCGCACGCGCCGACGCAAGATCGACTACACCGAGATGCCCAACACAGAGTCCGAGGAC GAGATGCACAAGTCGAGCGGCAAGCACATGCCGGACAGCTCCGACGAGTTCAAGGTGGACGATTCGGACGTCACTTCCGACTCGGATTCGGACCGCGCCAAGCGGCGCAGGGAGGAGGCCGCGCAGTCCGGCGACGAGAAGAAGAAGGCGCTGTGCGACCTCATCAACAAGACGGCCGTCGTGCCGCTCCAGAAGCTGCCCGATGACGTCACCAGGATGAAGACCGAGGAGCTTCAGGCGACGCTGG CTTTAGAATCTCAGCCTCAAATGAGCAGTACTCCGAGGCCTCTTCGCGGTCGCGGGAGCAGAGGTGGTCGGGGCAGCAG gGGCGCGCGTGGCCGCGGGCGCGGCGCGTGCGCAGACGACGCGTTGTCCAAGCTGGTCGGCGTCAAGATCAAAG ACTTGAAGCCGGATAGTGTAATGGGACCTCTGAGGCCGAATCAA GTCGAGCGCGAGAAAAAAAGACAGGAGCGTGAAGCGAAATTGGCTGAAAAAGAAGCAAGGAAACAGGAACGGATGCAGAAGAAAGAAGAAAAGGAAAAGTTAAAGGAGCAAAAGGCCAAGGAGAGAGAAGAGAAACGTTTAGCGAGACTCGCTCTCCAGGAGAGCAAGAGAGTTAAGAAGGAGAAAACTGAGTTTGTTGGTCCCCCAGGATATCCCCCTGGGATGTCCGTGCGTCCCGAGCGACCCTACGGCAGTCCAGTCCCCAGGCCGCCGCCTGACTACCAGGAACAGAGGTTCCCGGTAGCGCCGAGGTTACAG gTTCGACCCGAACTACGCGGTATATCGGTGGACGAACGGTCACCACTCGCCCACAGACCTGACCAACACCATAACGTCATGCGAGAGGGCACACTGTCGGTGGCCGGGTCGCCTCAGCCTTTCAAACCAGTCACAGAGGAACCCAGCATTATCACACGGATGCCACATATGATTAACCAACAATACAG GGGATCTATGATGTACTCGGCCGGCAACCCCCCGTACGGTCCTCGTGGGCAGGGCGTGCCCATGTATCAGATGCACCCCGGCCTCAACCAGGGCGCCAGGGCGCAGTACCCGCAGTACTACTCGCACATACAGGGCCTGCCCGCCTACCCCGTGCGACCCGGCGGACCGCCGCCCGCCTCATCCCCCGGGCCTCATGGACCTCACCGCCCACTGGGGCCCAGCCCGCTGGCTCACGGACCCCCAGCGTCGCCCCATGGGCCCCCACACCGGCCGCCCGTCTCGTCGCCGCACGGCCCGCCCCCTTCGTCGCCGCAGTCGCACTACGGCCCACCGGGGCCTCATCCCCACGGTATGCACGGACTCCGTCCGCCCCACTCGGCTCACGGACCCCCCGTGTCCGGCCCTCACGGAGTTCTCCGACCACCGGGACATCACAGCGGCAGACCGGAGCTCCAGGGAGCGCATCCGCCCGGTTCGTCGGGCTCGAACCCACATGTTCCACCAGGCGTGTCGCCTCATGGCCCTCCAGTGTCGTCTCCGCATGGACCTCACATGCCCGGCGGCCTACCGCATGGTCATTCCGGTCTCTTACATGGACCTCCAGGGATGCGTCCTACTATGCCGCTCGGTATGCCACACGGGCCGCCCGTGTCCTCTCCACACGGCCCGCCAGTGATGGGTAGCCACCAGAATTCTATGCCGCGGGGATTGGTCCCAGGAATGGTGGCCGGCATACGAGGCCCAGGTCCAGTGCCGCCCGGTAATGTCGTTGTCCGGGTGCCAACACCCGGGGCACCTTCGGTGTCGCCAGCGCCGGTGCTTCCAGGGCAAAAGTCGCCGCAGACGAATTCGTTATCAGAGGTCGGCGCGGAACCACCGATAACGATCAAGGCTGAAGTTAAAACAGAACCCGAGTATCAATCGCCTCCCGTGTCTCCTACCGATCGGCCCACCTCGCCAGAACCCCTCAGAAATCATCCCAAAATCAAGCACACGGAAAATAAAGATGGAAGGCCCCGATATCCGCTGGGTCCGTACGCGCCGCAATACGGCCCTTATGGACCCTACGCACCGCATGCCCCTCCGAATTCTCAGCCCCAAGAAACCCTACTAAATCTTCAAACGAGACTACATCACAACCCTCTGCAACGCATGCCTTCGAATGTCCGACCTTTTTTGCCAAATAATCTAAGTGATATGAAACCCGTCGATGCGATTCCTAGGTCCGGTTTAGAGCGACCGCAGTTCAATGAAGTTCGATCGCCAGTTTCCGAAAGACCGTTAATACCTCACGACGCTTCGAGACCGTTACATCTGGACAGGCCTTTGATGCACGAGATGATTCGGCCACCGGGACCTAATTCTTCAATACACGATATACAGAGGCCTTCTTCATCTGAAAGGACCGTTCCCGAGAGGACGATGATGCACGAAATGCTTAGAAATTCCGGTCAAGATCGATCACCGATACAAGATATGACGAGGTTGCACGGACTCGAGCGACAGTTGCCGCAAGATATGCCAAGGCCACCGGGATCTGAGCGTTCGTTGATGCAAGACATGCTCAGGCCTGCGGGGACTGATCACCCAATGATACATGACATGCCGAGACCACCTGGTCTGGATCGACCTCCCGGCATGGATAGACCGCCTGGTATGGACCGACCTCCTGGTATGGACAGACCTCCTGGTATGGACCGACCTCCTGGTATGGACCGACCTCCTAGTATGGATAGGCCTGGTATGGATAGGCCTCCAAATATGGATAGACCTCCAAATATGGATAGACCACCTGGTATGGACAGACCTCCAAGTATGGATAGACCTCCTGGTATGGATAGACCTCCAGGTATGGATAGACCTCATGGTATGGACAGACCTCCAAGTATGGATAGACCTCCTGGTATGGATAGACCACATGGTATGGACAGACCTCCAAGTATGGACAGACCTCCAAGTATGGATAGACCTCCTGGTATGGATAGACCTCATGGTATGGACAGACCTCCAAGTATGGATAGACCTCCCAGTATGGATAGACCTCCAAGTATGGATAGACCTGGTATGGAGAGACCTCCTAGTATGGATAGACCTGGTATGGAGAGACCTCCTAGTATGGATAGACCTCTTGGTATGGACAGACCTCCAAGTATGGATAGACCACCAAGCATGGACAGGCCTCCAAATATGGAAAGACCTCCCAGTATGGACAGACCACCTGGTTTAGACCGACCATTGATGCACGACATGCCCAGACCGCCCGGGCCTGATCGAAATTTGATGCACGAAATGCCGAGACCACCGGGTCCAGATCGATCTACAATGCAAGATATGACGCGACCTCCCGGTCCAGATCGATCGTTGATGCACGATATGTCGCGACCTCCTGGATCAGAACGGCAAATGATTCACGAATTACCGAGGCCCCCTGGTCCAGATCGATCAATGATCCACGACTTGCCCAGGGCTCCCGCACCTGAGAGATTGATGGGTCACGATCTACCTCCACACTACCCGTACATGAGGCCACAAGGCCGCTCGCCTTACGGCGTGCCGTTGCTGCGAGCCCCGCACGCCCGGTCCAGTCCCGGTATGCCGCACTACGCGCCCTACCAGGACATGCATAGATTGGACAAGCAGCCTCCACTGCAGTCCCTCCGGGAATCGGTTCTGACGCCCACCAAACCCCCTTCACCCCAAGATGAGATCGAAAAGGATAACGAGAGGGAAAGCGGAGCCGAATCCCCTAACGACGTCGATGACGATCGTTCGTCACCACCCGAAACTAAACCTCAGTTCCTGAAAATACCCGGcgctgtaaataaatatataccggACGGCAAGCTGGTTCCCATCAAAACGGAGGCCCCCGGCGAGGAGGGCAGTGTTTTCGGGGGCCTCGTCAGTTACTTCTCGAGCCAGCGCGAGGACGACTTAGACGCGTAA